The sequence below is a genomic window from Haematobia irritans isolate KBUSLIRL chromosome 3, ASM5000362v1, whole genome shotgun sequence.
ACAATGATTAACAAAGGTTAGCCAAATGCCCTCTTCTTCATCAGgtgacattttattaatttcaaatttaggaatGGCTGATACGGCTAAAATCCTAATATTAGAGGAAGGGTCATCTAATCGTTGCAAACAACCATAAGCTATGCCCTTTAGATCTTCCAAATGTATGGGACCAAAGTTGTTTAAGCATTTTATAGCATAATGCCTTGTCGTTACCAAGTTGTCTTCCAATAGGCTAGGGAAATGCTTAGCTAAGCCAGGCAATATGTGACGAGCTTCTTCGGCAGCTCCTTGGGACATGGAACATAGAGTCAGTGTTGCTAGAGATCTCATTACTTCAGCATTTGCACCTGCTTTCCATATCAAATTGGGTTCAACGATGGTTTCTATAAAGCCTTTCAGTAATTCAATGCTTCTATCCGATGGTCTTCTTATTGTTGCAGTCCATTCTAGCATAGCAAATGCCACtgctgtgaaaatttttattttcgactCATCGGCGCACTCGTGTAAGACAATGGAGATTTTTTCTTGCATTTTTTGTATATAGGGTTCACGAAATTTTACAAGTTTTATGAgaccataaaataataaaattggttCACTTAATGCATCCAGAGGAGCATCGATATTCTCAACATATTGAATAGCCTCACTGAAATATTTCTCATGTAGATCATCAATGCTGAATGAGAAGCGTTCAATAATTCTTTGCAAAATATGTTCTCCTTTTGAATTTAATTCATCGCCATTAGTTTGCTCAGATTCCAAGGATAAAGCCATTACTTTGATTGTGGCTACATAACAATTCTTATGCAAATGGTCTAGATTTTCGTCATGTTTTTCcaagaattttgttttgtcaagAACTGTTTcgattgttttcaaaatatacATCTGAAAATCACTGTTTAAAGTCTGTGAAAATTCTGGCTTTACCAATAACTCCATTAATTTGATATCATCCTCCAATTTCCCGTTCGTTGCAGCCGCATACATATAGTAGAAACATTTTAGATATCCTGCTTTGGCATTCTTCTCTAATCCCTCAAAAGCATGGATGAACCAATCTTCATAGCTTATGAGGCGACCCATTAGATCGGCCACCTTAAATGCTTCTTGCATGACATCATTGTCATTGTACTGACATGATCTTGCCACATCTGGatatatttcgaaaaatttggcCGACATAGATGCTTCAGCATGCAAGACAAACTGATAGAGCAATTTTAGAGAATGTAGACGGACGTTCTCCTTCCAATCGGATGATTCGCGTATTATGAGCTTTAGTAAACGCAATGATCTCTGGACAATGGCACGGCAACCTATCGTAGGCCTTTGAACATTCTGAGGATAGTTACTGGGTATAGTGTCGGCAATGTCTTGTTTGTTTAGCTCTGCCTCATTCTCTTCATAATATTGACGTCCACATTTTATCCAAAGTGGTAGAATATAGTCTCTTACCTCGGGAGAGTCATCTTTCAGACAACATAAAACAAATGGTATCAAACGTTCAAAGTACGAATAACGATCTCGAAGATCCAGCAAGAGACGAATTCCAAGTTCTCCGCATTCACGTCGAACGAGAGGCATAGAGTCCATAAGTAGAGGTGAGACTTCCATTAGAAGCGTAGAGAGCAAATCTCCACTTGCATCGATATGAAGTGCCAGAAAACTTAAAGCTTTCACTGCTGCAATACGAGATTGGGAGTGTTTGTGATTCAGCATGCCATAGAGACCCTTAGCCAAAGGTTCGGCATGAGTTTGAAGGGCATACGCATTATTGGCGGAAGCAAGCATTGACACACAATTACATGCTTCCCTCTGCACCGCTG
It includes:
- the Dnaaf5 gene encoding dynein axonemal assembly factor 5, which translates into the protein MFVLDEICEKLLSSDRRLKISSLKELQNKCLDKSCDGEEVVQIYDACYLHLLKGYSDRFESVRDKSVETVNTFIECLPPNDFYLSNILSALVERLGQQETVEESEEIRLVLMQQLAKLIDRFLKTGNKDSLLHCKSDIVLILAKGLKDPYPAVQREACNCVSMLASANNAYALQTHAEPLAKGLYGMLNHKHSQSRIAAVKALSFLALHIDASGDLLSTLLMEVSPLLMDSMPLVRRECGELGIRLLLDLRDRYSYFERLIPFVLCCLKDDSPEVRDYILPLWIKCGRQYYEENEAELNKQDIADTIPSNYPQNVQRPTIGCRAIVQRSLRLLKLIIRESSDWKENVRLHSLKLLYQFVLHAEASMSAKFFEIYPDVARSCQYNDNDVMQEAFKVADLMGRLISYEDWFIHAFEGLEKNAKAGYLKCFYYMYAAATNGKLEDDIKLMELLVKPEFSQTLNSDFQMYILKTIETVLDKTKFLEKHDENLDHLHKNCYVATIKVMALSLESEQTNGDELNSKGEHILQRIIERFSFSIDDLHEKYFSEAIQYVENIDAPLDALSEPILLFYGLIKLVKFREPYIQKMQEKISIVLHECADESKIKIFTAVAFAMLEWTATIRRPSDRSIELLKGFIETIVEPNLIWKAGANAEVMRSLATLTLCSMSQGAAEEARHILPGLAKHFPSLLEDNLVTTRHYAIKCLNNFGPIHLEDLKGIAYGCLQRLDDPSSNIRILAVSAIPKFEINKMSPDEEEGIWLTFVNHCMDLLFLHYDGPDKRLQEVIKDTILIMTKRYPEICKDSYERTMNKTHNSFNLKALKEELPF